One genomic region from Salvia hispanica cultivar TCC Black 2014 chromosome 2, UniMelb_Shisp_WGS_1.0, whole genome shotgun sequence encodes:
- the LOC125205491 gene encoding nuclear pore complex protein NUP1-like isoform X1: MSTPEEAGVTANATASSYGGRGVGGKFRKKPFRRQATPYDRPPTAFRDNNTNSNGSGSWLTKLVVEPASKLISYGADRFFGSVFRRRLPPLPPPQPPESNAQDGLPESNSQDGLSESNSQESDGDQGTCLNSHRDEQEPRIGQCSQPINNSSSHGVTVTELEHLLKQKTFTRSEISYLAELLQSRAAEVSPGDASQINVVSVLDSSRQKEFGSGISEGNKNDGIESSAIVLTPINNSKVLENDIVSPAELAKSYMGSRTSQVSPSLLGMCNQLGNDGTRWLADTLNPPKSPIVSLARRSSVGLSAAENVYITPRPRGRSAIYTMARTPYSRVNPTSISKRSGINSSGFAGPSTSTSSLSPLENDGKFDLQLGTLKRRSSVLDAEIGSVGPIRRIRQKSDLLASRFHHNAHGVGVGSHAKQKPQMNGEERNKTLKNSGENENESVPRTSYAHIPSKSKEVAAKILQQLEKISPKEKSPVSKLVAMQENSSLKLFSCRLPGQALCSMEDVGTSKLLLNAQDDLKSVNQNTLPDVHESSPRQQGKTEGNNPNDSFIPSGRWNSVLNNDSAVSLKASTSGLGAGDSVMKNGSSLPQKKRALRMRTEEGSLELADAERNGPSSKSLSNNNKGPFEYLHTKPAGDAKTTLQSEDNSSTGLSSRSTSELTSGAVTFEKGTGVIAIPASEGKNAATSQSQILASSVPAFDKAKEANSSNLFSFSSKAADNSPSFPSGSTKRAESAERSSSLANTLISVGSEVRTFDSETGFHMKPGKVVDTNGKCDDGSSVALTGPLVSRSSPLSFPAASFGDMHSTSTGSAPLFTSLTSSANFLSTGGSTSKAVPSSGSIFGGAEKSLGSGGPLFKFVSSVDPPTTVSVAPETSVSETADQRAKIDINPSSGTSSNSYSTVAAATTGSTNSIFKLGSSLSNSMGSSLQNSNFAIATKSPVFGAGTISQGTSPESVPSALVPAHNMNTDSYLGSVPTPSISIGFSSSTSTSNTTSLVPDVGPTPSLFKFGATSAAVSEGSTVSSSASATSSPFSFGSSSSTTTVCSNSATAPPVFGFGGTTVSSEAINTTSSTSMASNVFGSGWQSKNSPLFGSPPSASPQSSGFLFSASANAAPPMAFNSSSGTSSGLIFSFTSASASPSPPVLGKSPVGGGFAASPGNNDKMNAEDSMAEDPVPSSSPTPVFGQASASPATPTFAFGSVAPPQNNLFMFNSQQNQVPLQSPSSFQASGSLEFNAGGSFSLGSAGGDKSKRKIVKVSRLKNRKK; this comes from the exons ATGTCGACGCCGGAAGAAGCCGGAGTGACCGCTAATGCCACCGCATCTTCGTACGGCGGTAGAGGAGTCGGAGGGAAGTTCCGGAAGAAGCCTTTTCGTCGACAAGCGACGCCGTACGACCGCCCTCCCACCGCCTTTCGTGATAACAACACTAATAGCAACGGTAGTGGCAGCTGGTTAACGAAGCTGGTCGTGGAGCCCGCCTCTAAGCTCATATCATATGGTGCTGACCGCTTTTTCGGTTCTGTCTTTCGTAGACGCCTCCCTCCGCTGCCCCCTCCTCAGCCACCAG AGTCAAATGCTCAAGATGGTTTACCAGAGTCAAATTCTCAAGATGGTTTATCAGAGTCAAATTCCCAAGAGAGTGATGGGGATCAAGGGACATGTCTTAAT AGTCATAGAGATGAACAAGAGCCCAGAATTGGTCAGTGCAGCCAGCCAATAAATAATTCTAGCAGCCATGGAGTCACAGTCACTGAGCTTGAGCATTTGTTGAAGCAAAAGACCTTCACTAG GTCTGAGATTTCCTATCTGGCAGAACTTTTGCAGTCACGAGCTGCAGAAGTGTCTCCTGGGGATGCAAGCCAAATCAATGTAGTGTCTGTTTTAGATTCTAGCAGGCAAAAAGAATTTGGAAGCGGTATATCAGAAGGAAACAAGAATGATGGGATTGAGTCATCGGCTATAGTACTTACTCCTATAAACAATTCAAAA GTGCTTGAGAATGATATTGTTTCTCCAGCTGAACTTGCTAAGTCTTACATGGGAAGTAGGACGTCACAAGTTTCTCCATCATTGCTAGGAATGTGCAATCAACTTGGTAACGATGGCACACGGTGGCTTGCTGATACACTTAATCCTCCAAAGTCACCTATTGTGTCACTGGCTAGGAGAAGTTCTGTTGGCTTGAGTGCTGCAGAAAATGTTTATATAACCCCACGACCCCGAGGCAGATCGGCTATCTACACCATGGCTCGCACTCCATACTCAAGAGTTAATCCAACTTCTATATCGAAG AGAAGTGGAATCAACAGTAGTGGTTTTGCTGGGCCATCAACATCAACGTCATCCCTTTCTCCACTGGAGAATGATGGAAAATTTGACTTGCAGCTGGGG ACCTTAAAGCGTAGAAGTTCAGTGTTGGATGCTGAGATTGGCTCTGTTGGTCCTATTCGCAGAATCAGACAGAAATCCGATTTATTGGCATCTAGATTTCATCACAATGCTCATGGAGTGGGAGTTGGCTCGCATGCAAAGCAGAAGCCTCAAATGAATGGGGAAGAAAGGAACAAGACCTTGAAAAATAGTGGAGAAAATGAGAATGAGAGTGTCCCAAGAACCAGTTATGCTCATATTCCTTCCAAGTCTAAAGAAGTTGCTGCCAAAATATTGCAGCAACTTGAAAAGATCAGCCCAAAGGAAAAATCTCCAGTGTCAAAGTTAGTGGCAATGCAGGAGAACTCATCTTTAAAGTTGTTCTCGTGTAGGCTCCCCGGACAGGCCCTCTGCAGCATGGAGGATGTAGGCACTTCAAAGTTGCTATTGAACGCCCAGGATGATCTTAAGTCTGTGAATCAGAACACACTGCCTGATGTTCACGAGTCTTCTCCCCGACAGCAAGGGAAAACAGAAGGGAATAATCCCAATGATTCCTTTATTCCTTCTGGCAGATGGAACTCTGTTCTGAACAATGATTCTGCAGTGTCCTTGAAGGCTTCTACTTCTGGCCTTGGAGCTGGTGATTCTGTTATGAAGAATGGATCATCCCTACCTCAAAAGAAGAGAGCTTTAAGGATGAGGACAGAAGAG GGTTCCTTGGAGCTTGCTGATGCAGAGCGCAATGGACCTTCATCAAAGTCTTTatccaataataataaagggCCTTTTGAGTACTTGCACACCAAACCTGCTGGAGATGCCAAAACAACTCTCCAGTCGGAAGATAACTCATCTACGGGACTTAGTTCGAGGAGTACAAGCGAACTTACCTCTGGGGCAGTCACATTTGAAAAGGGGACTGGTGTCATTGCCATCCCTGCATCAGAAGGAAAAAATGCTGCTACTTCACAATCTCAAATTCTTGCTTCATCAGTTCCTGCATTTGATAAGGCTAAGGAAGCGAATAGTTCTAATTTGTTCAGCTTCAGCTCTAAAGCTGCTGATAATTCTCCTTCATTTCCTTCTGGATCCACCAAAAGGGCTGAATCCGCTGAAAGATCAAGCAG CTTGGCCAATACTTTGATATCAGTTGGCTCTGAAGTCAGAACTTTTGATTCAGAGACAGGATTTCATATGAAGCCTGGAAAAGTGGTAGATACTAATGGAAAATGTGATGATGGTTCTTCTGTGGCATTAACTGGGCCACTTGTTTCAAGATCTTCTCCACTATCTTTTCCTGCAGCTTCTTTTGGTGATATGCATTCGACATCCACGGGTAGTGCTCCCCTGTTTACCTCTTTGACCAGTTCTGCTAACTTTCTCTCCACTGGTGGCAGTACCAGCAAAGCAGTCCCCTCTAGTGGAAGCATTTTTGGAGGTGCAGAAAAATCTCTAGGTTCTGGTGGACctcttttcaaatttgtttctTCCGTAGATCCGCCAACTACAGTATCAGTAGCACCAGAAACTAGCGTCTCAGAGACAGCAGATCAGAGAGCCAAAATAGACATAAATCCAAGTTCTGGCACCTCAAGTAACTCATATTCTACTGTTGCAGCAGCAACAACTGGCTCTACTAATAGCATTTTTAAGCTTGGTTCTTCTTTAAGTAATTCAATGGGAAGCAGTCTTCAAAATTCCAACTTTGCTATTGCCACCAAATCTCCAGTTTTTGGTGCTGGTACCATCTCACAGGGCACATCACCAGAGTCTGTTCCATCTGCATTAGTTCCAGCACATAACATGAATACTGACTCTTATCTTGGTTCAGTGCCAACTCCGAGCATCAGTATTGGTTTTAGTTCATCGACTTCCACATCAAATACCACCTCTCTTGTCCCTGATGTTGGGCCAACACCGAGTTTATTCAAATTCGGTGCAACTTCGGCTGCTGTTTCAGAAGGATCTACTGTTAGCTCCAGTGCTAGTGCAACTTCTAGCCCATTCAGTTTtggttcatcttcttcaaccactACAGTCTGTTCAAACAGTGCTACTGCCCCACCAGTATTCGGTTTTGGTGGTACCACAGTTTCTTCAGAAGCGATTAATACAACTAGCTCCACTAGTATGGCTTCTAATGTCTTTGGTTCTGGTTGGCAAAGCAAAAATTCCCCATTATTTGGTTCTCCACCTTCTGCCTCTCCCCAGTCCTCAGGATTTTTATTCTCTGCTTCTGCAAATGCTGCACCACCCATGGCTTTCAATTCATCCAGTGGTACCTCGTCGGGTCTGATTTTCTCATTCACTAGTGCATCTGCTTCCCCGTCTCCGCCTGTGCTTGGTAAGTCGCCAGTTGGTGGTGGTTTTGCAGCCTCTCCTGGGAATAACGATAAGATGAATGCAGAAGACAGCATGGCTGAGGATCCAGTGCCGTCATCTTCACCTACTCCTGTATTTGGCCAAGCATCTGCTTCCCCTGCCACACCTACCTTTGCATTTGGATCAGTTGCTCCACCACAAAACAATCTGTTCATGTTCAACAGCCAGCAAAATCAAGTACCCTTACAGAGCCCTTCTTCCTTCCAGGCATCAGGCAGTCTAGAATTCAATGCTGGAGGCAGCTTTTCACTGGGAAGCGCGGGAGGTGACAAGTCAAAGCGGAAGATTGTGAAAGTTAGTAGATTGAAGAATCGGAAGAAGTGA